TTTCTCCTGCAATGGTGACTGGGAGGAGACAGATGCAGCTATGCGCGCTCCCTTCCCTGCATCCCCTCAGATGAGACAGTGCACTCGGCCTCCTTTTAAGGAAGTACACAGGCACTGTTAGTTGGAGTGTCCACGGGGGCCACCGACAGCGAGGACAGTTTATTCTAAAGAATACCTGCTGCCACGCATTCCCAGAATAACTTCTTTACATTGCGGTTGCTTTAGCTTGGCCGTGCGTGAAGCTGACGGCTGTGTGAGGCCGATGGAGGTGAAAAGGCTAATGTGCTGATGGAGGGAATGTTATTCTCCCCCACCCATGAAATGACCCATGAATGTCCGTAACTTTCCCATCATTTCTTTACATCAAGCTCTAAGGCTCCCCTGAATCTTCTACGGTAGATCCGACTCATAGAAACATAGAAGCCTCTCAACCCATCTCAGTATTCAAGTAATATATATTTCCGTTGTGGTTACAAGAAGGGGAGCAGATGCTCGTGAACATGTCGAGCCCCCCGACCTCACGCACAACTTCTCCACGTGGATTTTAACTTCAACACCATCTAAGGAATCGGAGCCTCACTCCGCATGTCAGCAAACACCTTTTCCCAGCTCTGGCCAATGTAACAGTGCAGCGAGGGGAAGGGAAACGACGCCGCAACGGCTCCCGTAAAAGAATTGAATCAGAATGTTTTATTGTCACTGTCAAACAAAAAATTAATATTTGCTTTGCAAATTCACTTTCCTGTAGGCAAAAGCTCAAATTTCCTGAGAGATTGATCAGCAGAGGTTTACAAAGTATCAGTTTAACAATGACAAATAAGTAATTGTTGGATTAAATCCTGCACAAGGCGTCTATGCTTTTAATTGTTTGGGGGGAAAAGGGAATTGATTACATTTAGTGAGGAGCTGAAGCAACATAATTGTTATAACTCATTAATAAAACTGAAGCCAGACCATCATTTGTGCTAATAAAGCCGCTGTAGTGATGCGCTCTTAAATCTAAATGTATAACCGTTATTATCCAAAAGATGGACAAAGACATGGATACTGACCTTAAGACAAATCTGGAAGTTTTACAGGAaatcatcatcatatcatcatCAAACTTACCCAGACGACAGATCAGAGTAACTTTCCGTGCTGGAAGTCAGCAGAAGGAGGGGACCCGGCGTTTATAAGAACTTCAGGGCGTGCGGCTCCGCCTGCTCAGGCTCCAGCCGGGCCAGAATCGACCCCTGCCCTGTATACACTGCTCACCCTTTCCCATATAATCCACTTCTCTGGTGCAGGTACAGGATTCGGTACACGAGAATGTTGAGTGGGACCCTCATCGTGTCCTTTTAAGAGCATTTACATCCGATTACATTCCCCCCTTGAAGAGTAAATGAAGTGGCAACGAAACATTAAATTCTTTTTAATTTCACGTGGAACATCAGTCGGGTGCCTGAATCCCCACAattccattttttccctccttccccccaaCTTAGTGCACAAACCAGTGTATGACAGAAGCACGAGGGAGTGTGAAGCATCAAACACACGACGGTAACACCAACAGAACGGAGCAGCTGTGAGGAACGTACCATGCAGTAGTTTTACACGAGAGAGAGCACCACGGGGAACATTTCTAAACATTATCCATGTAACAGATTAAGCTCCTCACTGATATCTTGCATGTCTCTTTAACATGACACCACTTTATGAAGAAACAAGTACTTAAAAAAGCATAAAGATTGGGAAGATCACGCTGTAAAACCCTCCATTCAGGATTGATCTAAACCTTCTGTAACCCAGACTCCAATGTCATAAATTTAtgttaataaataatttaagactttttctaaaaacttggttttttttagtaCCTAATTAAAGTGCGCAGAGGCGACCAGACAGGTGCTCAAACGGACGCCTGCTTTAGTAACTTTCAGGCGGAGGGTTTGGCCTTTCCCTGGTCCTCCACTTTTTTGATGGCTGCCCGAATTTTGTCCTGGTCTCCCAGCAGCTGGCGAGGCTTCACGGGCTTGAGGCTTTTGTCCAGTTCGACCAGCACGGGGACGCCCGTCGGGAGGGTCAGGTTGGCGATATCCTGGTCAGATATAGCTGTGGGAATAAAAACAGGGATGTTGACACCACAGCTCGTGTACAGGGATGACATGAAAAACAATAGTGCACCTCCAGCCTATGTACGCGCGTGTATAAATACACATCAAGCTAGTGCTATGCGGTATTATGCAATAACCCGAGCGTATCAGGTTACAGAGTGGCCCATCCACATGGATCCCCCACTGCTTCTGACTGTAACCAAAGGTCAAAGTGGACTTCACGGCCGCAGCCTAATGTAACATAAACTTAGTGGCCTTTCTGCACAAGGTCAACGTTCCATTTCTGGAAATCGCACATGCTCTTCGTGGCTCAGGTGCTCCAGAGAGTagaaaatgcccccccccccccagggagggTGGAAGTAGTAGCTGAATTGCACTAAAGTTAATCCCCCGCACAGCGACACAAAGGCGGCTGCTGACTGTGTCTATAGAGGCGTACCTTCCAGGTGCTTCAGTAGAGCTCTGCAGCTGTTTCCATGGGCAGAAATGAGCACAGTCCTGCCTTTCCTGATCTCTGGCACTATAGTATTATTCCAGTATGGCATCAGTCTCTCCAACACCTCCTTCAGACTCTCAGCTCGCGGAAGGTTCCCCTTCGGAACGTCGCAGGTCGTGTACCTGCGGTCGTTGTAGATTTCAAGGAAGTACGGGTGAGATTCATCGATCGGAGGTGGAGTAATGTCATAGCTCCTTCTCCACagcttcacctgctcctcccCGTGCTGCGCGGCCATCTCTGCTCGGTTTAGGCCGATCAGGGAACCGTAGTGGCGCTCGTTCAGTCTCCAGTCTTTGACCACGGGGACCCACTCCTGAGCCATGGCCTCCAGCACCAGCCAAGCCGTTTGCACGGATCGGCTCAGAATGGAGGTGAACACCACGTCAAACTGGACGCCCTGCTCCTTCAGGAGCTTGCCGCATTCCTGGGCCTCCTTCACCCCATTTTCGCTGAGTTTCTGGTCAACCCAGCTGCAGAAGCGGTTCTCCTTGTTCCAGGCTCCTTCCCCATGCCTCAGCAGAAACAGTTTGTAATTGGACATCTGAAGAACCAGTGGCAAAAACCTGCGTGCATTCAGAAGAAaacctttcaaaaaaaaaaaaaagttgaggaAACCACCAAAAACACCTGATTTATTCGATCGGAACTGCATTAGTATTCAGCATAGCTTCCCTTAAAGGCTGGAGTTCACGCATAACTTGGTAGTTCCGGGGCAAATAAAATAGCTTCGGGCAGATAGCTACACCCAACTAGCTTTATATGCAAGAAGCAGACAAAATAAGGTCTATGCTGGCTTCATCAGATGGTTTTAGCCAGTCGGGGAGGATGCGAGTGCGAGTTGCACTTGCATCTGTGTAAATAGTGCAGCGATGATTATGGCCGCTTAAACCCAGACGAGACGAACAAACGTAGGAACGAACGTCAAATAATATCACACAAAACAACAGGAACTGCGTTTAAAATGCCGTCTCACCCCGTGGAGAGTCCAAGACCGGATTAAATCCCGCTATCGCGGAGGTGCGTGTTGATAGTGCTTGCCATATTTACATGTTTAAACCGTACAGCAGCGTTCCTGTTATGTCACTGATTGACATGTGGCTCTTCCAATCAGAGCCGCAGCTTCGttgagtgggcggggcctatgTGTACGCTGTAATAGCGGTAGTGAATAGAAATTATAATGTTCACAGATACGATTATCAACACAAACTACATTTTTGTAAGTGGcggatttttttaattaaaaaaaatgtgtaaaataaaatgtcattgTTGCCATAGTGACAGTAGTATAGGCATGACTGCGGATGGCCAagatttaagaaaaaacaacaacctttttTTAGAATTATGAAAAGTACTGGGCTTTCAACTGACaatttattgttttgttgttttctttacaaACAGCCAGAAAGGTTTACTTAGCTAGTGAGCAGCAGGcgagggtgtgtttgtgtgtgtgttcattgtcACCTCGGGTCAGTTCAGCCCAGAGACTGAAGGACTTCCCTTAAATTTGCCCAATTGAGCTTTCCGGCTTTCACCGCATGATTTAAAGTCACCCAGAGTGCTCAATACATGTTAAGAGAGCGAGAACGAGAGAaatgctattttaaaaaaagaagacaccCTACTCAACATGATCGTGTCTGCATATGACCGACAAGATATGCTGTCCACCTTAAACCTGCACAATGCCgaatatctatatctatatgtCTCAGACTGGAGtagattattttatataaatgGTCAAAACTGGTAACCAGAAATAATCTCAAGCATTTGAAGGTTTTGGGGCAAAAGGAAATAAAGCTTGAGGATACGGTGCTGCTGAGCTCTTGCACCACGCCCAACCTTAAAATCGTTGGAGTTTTCAGGACACTGAACTTTCTGTTTGTTGGGTCACACCCTTGAGTCAACACGTTGTTGTTCCCGGGGGAGAAGATCGTCTACGTGTCCCTCACAGACCAAACACAAAGCAGTCAATGCTAATTCTCCCAGACGTACACTCAACATCCTTGTCTACTGGCTCACACACTAATATGTGCATGTGTATATATGTCTACATACATCCACACGGATCTGTTTCTCTTGACTCAACAGCTTTACTCACTAATTCACGACTGTTTACCTTTTTATTTACGCTGAAGCACTTTTACTTCGGATTTTGTAGGCACAAACAAGCCATTCAGCCTCCATTTTCTTAGATTATTGTCACTTTATTCTTGTAAACAGAAAGTGGCTCACAGTAAGTACGTGGATGAAAATAACGTTTGTTTTAAATAAGAGTGTTTGTGcagttcttttttttagatAATTATCAGTATTATAGCTACTGAAACTGTCAGCGGCCATCACAAACCGACCAGCTATCCCGTGATTCGGTGTGGTTGGGCCTGGTTGAGAGCAGCGGCCCCCCTCACTGGCCAGCGTCAAACAGCTTCTTTCTGCCCTCCATGCCAGACATGGCGTCCACATTCTTACGCCAGTCggtcacttcctctttctgttgGATCAAGAGATGATTTGGAATCAGAAGATGAAATATATACTGAATTTCATGAAGAAAAATTCTCTTATTGTGACACACTTTTTTAGTTCCATTTAAAAGGACAGTTGAAATTCTTCCCTGAAATCTACGATAGCTGTTATGTCGCCCCCTGGCGGCAGAAAGCTAAATTTTCAGACAGC
The nucleotide sequence above comes from Takifugu rubripes chromosome 9, fTakRub1.2, whole genome shotgun sequence. Encoded proteins:
- the bpgm gene encoding bisphosphoglycerate mutase — translated: MSNYKLFLLRHGEGAWNKENRFCSWVDQKLSENGVKEAQECGKLLKEQGVQFDVVFTSILSRSVQTAWLVLEAMAQEWVPVVKDWRLNERHYGSLIGLNRAEMAAQHGEEQVKLWRRSYDITPPPIDESHPYFLEIYNDRRYTTCDVPKGNLPRAESLKEVLERLMPYWNNTIVPEIRKGRTVLISAHGNSCRALLKHLEAISDQDIANLTLPTGVPVLVELDKSLKPVKPRQLLGDQDKIRAAIKKVEDQGKAKPSA